The DNA segment CCGAAAATTCTCTAAAGAGACAATCTTAAAAGCTAATAGCTTTGGCAATGTTTCTCAAGAGAGCACAcagaaaaaccctaaaaccaatCAACAAAGCAAAGATCCGGGTAACAAAGAGATTGAAACAGAGTATCAAACCATAGTGTAAGTGTTTTGTCCGAAAAATTCTCTAAAGAGACAATCAAAAAGCTTATAGCTTTGGCAATATTTCTCAAGAGAGAGcacacaaaaaaactaaaagcaaTCAACAAAGCAAAGATCCGGACAACAAAGAGACTGAAACAGACCTGATGAATAGGAGGGTACATAGAATTGGTGCAGACAGGACATTCGAGAAGCTCGTGAACACTGGTGGTGGTCGGAAGAAGACCAGAAGCAGCATTCGCGTTGCTGTTATTACTGTGATGCTTCGAAACCGATGCGTAGGAATGGCGATCTTGGTGGATCTCTTCGTCATCTGTGACATCTATGGTTGAAGCACAGTCCATGCTATCCAAATCCATCAAAAAGGTGAAAACTTTATTAATCTCCGATCGAGAGGAAGATCGAATCCGATGGATTGAAACGCCAACGAATCAGGTCAACCTTCGTGAAGTGTTGATTTCGAAGAAAGAGAGATGCTTTTCttcattgagagagagagagagagttgccGTCAAATGAACAGGCAACGCTGATTTGATATCGGACGGTCAGGATTATTCAGGAAGGGCGACTGTGTTGTATAGAGAGAATGTTATTTGGGAAACTTTAATTTATATGAGCGGAAataatcatttaataataatatcttCTTACTcatcaatgattttttttgtgttttaattaaatgttaaaatattttaattaaaaattactcCATAATAAAGGGCCATGGTCCAGTAAAGATGGGGGGCTAAACATGTACATGGTGGACATGATTGCATATTATGATGAGTTTTTCAGTTTTCATTCAATAAGATTTGTGGTCTTTTAATTCTCAATACAAAGTTACTCAAAACCAACGTAAATAGATGATTTGTAGGAACATCCAATCCAAtccaataagataaatataattgTTGAATGATAATAGAATCGatgtaataattatataatttgtaataaaataaaaattaatgttaAAAACGTCAAGCAGTCACTAAAGAAACTCCAAAGCAACATGGTAAAACGTTACTCATCTTTATTTTAACTTTCATAAAAACTCTAAAGTAATAGATCAAGTTAAATAACTTTTAGACGTTAAGAAAATGAATTCTGAGAGACAAGAATCTAATGGAATGTCGCTTGGGTTGAAAGCCACTTAAAAGACTAATGATAATGTAAAAAGAACATTTTactcttcttcatctcaacaagCAAACtcacatttttcttttaaagaatgAACGAAAATTATTCCAATAAAATAATTGGTCTCATGATAATAGTGATCATCCTTAAAGACACAACACGTAAAGGAGAAAAAGCAAACAACAACGATCCAGCTTTCATGATCTGTCATTACTTTTTAACAGAACATGTCGTTGTACAATCCTCTTCATGTTGGGATCTTGtctgagaaaagaaaaagctcCAGAGACTCTAAGATCTGACATAAGAACTGTTTCTACACAAGTTTTGCCTCAGTAACACAGAGATCAATCATTATACAATCTGATTATTCATGCACAAAAGAATCAAATTTATGGCCTTTCAGGATCCGAGAATGACTGGTTAGTTTATTTGTTACCACTGGTTAGCCGATGTTTCCCGGTACTTCTCATCATCATTGCCCTGAGGCAACTGCTTTGGTTTAGTACCTTTTGCCCGGTTACTTGACAGTCTCTTGGATATTCTATCTTTAGCGGTTGTTTTCTTACGCCGTGCCAAGGAAAAGGTTTGCTTCTTGTTTTTCCTTTCAGCAAAAACTCTATCAAACTCTTCGTCGATGACAGCTGATTTAGAAGTTGAGGCTAGAGCAGCATCACGCAGAACTGAAAAGTTATGTTCCTTAACCTTAGCATGCTTTGCTCGCTTTGCTATTTTCTTCAAGTCTTCTCTGTCTTTCTCCCTGATATTCTTCAGAGCTTGTTTCGCTATTTGCCTAGCTAACTGATTAGGATCAGAATCTGAAGTTGTTTCATCCATAGGCGCGTCATCCTCCTGGCTGATCCCTGTAGTTGAGGAGGAGGTTTGGTTTTGACTCTCCTCTAACGAAGATTCGTTGATTATGGGGTTTCCTTCATCATCCCGAGGTACAATGGGTCCATGAAACGGGCAGGCTCGTAGGTCTCTTCTGTGGCAAAGACCACCTTTCTTTAGAGGAGCATGGCATGGAGGTATCTCCGTTCTCTCTTCTCTATAGACAGTTGCCTGAAGATTCAGTTCTGCTATTTTATCTGCTGGAATCACAGCGTCTTGATCCACCCTGCCCCAGTGGCTCTCAACCTCTAAGCCTCGGTGATTAGCTCGGACTTCCGTTGTTGAGTCCCAATTACTCAGCTGTGATCCCCAACTCATCACCGGTGCTTCAGAAATTAGCTTATCCCTAAGAGGGTCACCACTTCTTACAACCGTTTTAGTACTGGACGCCTTGTTGGAGCTAGATTCTAATGTAGACCTCTTAGCTTTACTTGGTGATCTGAAGGATGAACCCTCACCGTTCTGAACTCTCGGCAAAGGAGCCACCTTTTTGACTGGATCAGTTCCAACCTTGCCATCATCTTCCTCCCagatatcttcttcatcttcttctttctcgcCAGTGTCAATCATTCTCGAGATTATAAAACCAGCTTGCTCACATTTCTTCTCAGTTGCTAATATGCTATTCCTAATATCAATCAACTCTTTCAACATGGAATCTCTCGTCCTGTTATCACTTACATCAACCCTGATGAGAAGAGAGATCCCATCTTGAACCGAGACCAAATGCTTTTTCATCAGAAGCTTCCCCTGTTCCCTCAACACATCAAACACCACTCTGTTTTCACTAGTTTCCTCAACCTTATCAGACTGCTTCAGCGAATCCATACGAATCTGCCTCAGATGAGAACAACGTATCTCCTCGTAATCCTCCTCATCTAAAATCGCAAGTGGAACACCATCATCCCCTCTCCACTGAACAATCTCCAGACCCTCCTTGATCTCCTTTATCGTCTCCTCAATCTCACCCTTCAAGACCCCAAACCCATCTCTCAAAGACTCAAACTTGCTTCTCAAAATCTCCTTCgtcctctcctctctctccagCCTCTCTCTTTGTCTCCGCGCAGCGGTTGCCTGCAGATCAGGGAACTTGAGCTTGAGGGTGTTCTTAAGGTAATCAAAACCAAGCCTAATCTCCTTGTAGTGTAACCCAAATGATAGATTCCACTTCTCCAAGAACTCGATAGCCTTTGTACGCAAAGTGGTGGCAACAGCTGGCGGCGCAGGAAGAGGCAGGCTGCTTCTAAACCCAACGCTTAAACTCAAGAGCTGATCAAACTTCTCAACTATTAGATATCTAAAGAGCTTTGATCTCATGAAAAGCTCGTCGATGATGAGAAGCGTCAATAATCGAACCTACCAAAGATAAAACTCTTATCAACATGAATGTGAAGAAAAGTTCCAATCTTTTGCAGAATTGATCAATTTTCAAACAAGCCCAGAATGTAAGGATTAAGAACCTGAGAGTGGTTATGTTTCATGAGCTCCATTAGGGTTTTGGCACCGAGTCGGACCTCCGAATCGGAATAGCGAAGAGTTAATTTGATCGCCTTGAGCAGCCTCGGGTCAACCTCTTGGGCAGACGACTTTGTAGCTTTCTCTATCAACCCGATAACTTTTCCTCCGCCGTCATCTCTCCCTTCCATCGCCGGTGATCGGGGATTCAGAAATCTCCTCTCTCTCGTTTCCAATTAAAAACCTAAAAGATGAATTTTCCGATTTGTGTTGGTTTAATATATGTTAACAACACTGTGCGAGTCGGTTTACTTGGTTGACGTATTGACATATTTGCCCCTCGTTTCGTATTTGTTGGTTTACTTGCCCCTCGTTTCTGATTGTTGGTTTAGTTTTATCTGTTTCTACTGGGATGCTCGGTTTACTTGGTTCCCCGCAATCATTGAAATGACGTAGTTGCCCCTGTGTTAAAAAAACTCCGTGCATCAGTCTTTATGGGTCTTCATGTAATTAGATCAAAGATCGTTTATATAGTTAAAGTCAGTTACAGATGTTCCCACCAAAATCATCACTCAACCCAGTCGAGAGAAAACGAAAAACAGAGAGACTATCGTTGACGATGATGATTCCATCTTTCTGGATTCTCGCGATCTTTTCCATCTCAATGGCTTCATCCTCCACGATTCCATCTCTACGAGGTAAAAATCTGGTGATTCTGTTATGATTTCCCGAGAAAATTTGAATCAAACAGAGGCTCAGTTTCCATGTTCGTCCTCTTTCTCTCGTTTTCCTTCACTTTCTCGCTTGTTCTCCAGGTCCAGGAATCGGAACCAACTACGGACGATACAGCTCAAATCTCGGAGGTAATCTTTACATTCTGTTACGAATCCCGAGAAAATTTGAGAGATTGTTCTTCAACTCTTCGCTTGTTTCTTGATCGTTTTTCAATCACTTTCCGGGAAAATTCGATAGAAAGCTCTTCTTCAGTTATTGATCGTTTTCTTCTTTAATCCAGTTCCAGAGATCGGAATCAACTACGGCCGTTACGGCTCAAACCTCCCACCACCAGAAGCCTTACCATCACTCGTAACCTCTCTCTCCATCAAACACGTCAAAACCTTCGACATGGACCCAAGAATCACCACCTCCTTCGCCAACACAGGCATCTCCCTCTCCCTCTGCATCCCCAACGACAAGATCCCTCTCCTCTCCACCAACCTGTCCGAAGCCGACTCCATCATCAGAGCCTTCATCTTACCTTACCACAAAACCACCATCATCACCTCAATCTCCGTCGGCAACGAAGTCTCCCTCCTCCCTCCGTTCACCCCACACTTAGTCTCCGCTGTAGTCAACGTTCACCGAGCGATCAAGCGCTACAGATTGCACAAGAAGATCAAAGTGACAACCACTCACTCCTTAGCGATCCTCTCGCGGCGTTTCCCTCCCTCGACGGCGAGGTTCCATAACTCGATCGGCGAATCGGTGTTGAAGCCGCTCGTTAGGTTTCTGCAGAGGACCAAGTCTCCTCTCATGGTGAATGTCTACCCTTACTTGGCGTACAAGCAATCGTTCCCTTCGATTCCGTTGGATTTCGCTTTGTTTCAGCCCGTGAACGGATCTAAGCGGCGGATGTATAGAGATCCGTACAGTGGAGTCGCGTACACTAACTTGTTCGATATAATGATGGACTCGGTGGACTCTGCTGTGAAGGCTCTGGGGTTACCGAAGATTCCGGTGGTTGTGTCGGAGATTGGGTGGCCGTCGAGTGGTGATCCAGGCGAAGTGGCGGCGAGTTTGGAGAACGCGAGGGTTTTTAATCAGCGGTTGGTTGAGCATTTGAGGAGAGGGGAGAAGAAGGTTACTGTGTATATCTTTGCTCTGTTTGATGAAGATCAGAAGACTGGAGCCACTGTGGAGAAGCACTGGGGGTTGCTGTATGGTAATGGATCGAAGAAGTATGATCTGAATATCTCGCCGCCGGTTTGAAAGTTTGAGCGTCGCGAAGAGAGAGAAGATTGTTTTGTATATGGGCCTTTGTTTTTTTCATGGGCCGTAGATCAACATGTTAGCTAACCAGGTCTTTTGTAAACcataaatagatataaaaatttggaaataaataaataaatggagTTGTTTGAGTGTTTggactcgttttttttttgacctttTATGTCACGTTCAAATATGACATAGATTCGATTGTACTTTGTCATTTTCTTTAGGACATATATCTAACAAGACATTTGTCTCTGGATAGATCTGAAATGCAAATTGTCATCTTGTTACGGAAAGTTGTCGTCCATTCGAAATTATATGTAACAATTCgatatttataatatagatgaaataaaaatttagaagcGCAAGTGCAAGTGATCATATCTCCACTATAAGTGCAAGTAAGTGAGAAGAGATATTTGCGGAGGAAACAGTGGGAAAGGGGTGAGTAGTGGGTATAAAACTGGTGGCTCGTCATTCGGTGGCTGCATTATTCTGACCATATATGGATCCATGTGCCGCACTGCACTTTGTCTCTGGATCGTCATGTAGGATGTGTTTTTCAATCTCATTTCTGATTATTAATCATTATtattgatttcttatttttgacgaaattgttttttttaatcaagaaATTGTTTTGTTTCGGTTGCCAAAATATACAATGCTTCTTAATACACATTAATACACATAAGACCAAGAACTGTCCCATCTCTACACTCTCTCACTCACATGGAGAGAAAACAATAAGAGTCTTTGTCCACCCTGTATTAGCGATACATGTCGTTTACGatgcatatatatgtatacattcatataaaaatattgagatGCACCAGACTGAAACTATATATGTATTGCATTTGAGTACCAAACaacaaggatgaatcacgaAAAACATTAATGAATAGCTAGTAGTTATTCAAATAATTCGTTTAGTTGGGAAGCAAGATTGTGAAGAAGATTCACGTGAACCTAATTATTTGTAACAAAACCTAttacgaaattaggtaagttggATGTATTAAGAATTCGGGTGAGCTAGTCTAGTGGATGACAATTGAGGTAAGCTTCTAAATTTTGGTGCATATAACTTTTATAAAGACTCTATACATGTTTTTGGATTAAATATTCAGTGGCTCAATTTATGACCAAGTGCTCTCTAGAGTTAGTTGAAGAAATTTCAAGATGTTTTAGTTTGTCAAAAGATGTACAACACTGTGAATGTGATGGTAATTAAAGATATTTCAAAGAATACATTACATTTAAGATTTACTTCTCTTTGAGTTAACATAAAGAACTTTTTTTAACACAAGTCACTGAATGAGTAAATTCTCCTCCACTCATGTCACAGATTCAGTTAAAAAATGATCCATCATGAAATCATCATTAATGAGTAATGAGTGGTATGATGAATAGATGATGTCATGTTGACGACAAATATGgataaaattcttatttttaaaattgttcttTGGGAATAATTAATCAGTCAAGTCagacacaaaaacctaacatgCGCCAGACATAAACCCGACCCGTGACCCGACTAAGTCGTAAGCCACACGGAAACCTTGTTGCTGTATGTTCCCAATAATCGACAAACTCCCCATTGTGCCGGCGAACGCAAAACAGAACCGCCCTTGACTGTTCACCGGAATAAGATAATTACTTGCCGGAAGCGAAACATCTCCTCCGCTGAAATGAAACACCACCGTCGGAACTTTCACCGTCGTCATCCCGGAAAGATCGAAACACGTGTCGAACAGAGAATACGACGGAGCACGTTTAAGCCTCGTCGCTCCGAGAAGAAACGCATCTCTGAACGCCACATAAGCCGGTCGAGTCAGCCGAGTAACCGAAGTACCGGAATCTATAATCACTCCGCCGTCTCCGGTGGGGTCAAGCTTAAACTGCGACTCCGAGACGCCGGGAACGCGCGAACCACCAACGCTGATCCCAAGAAGCTGAAGATAATAGAACGTGTCGAGCTTCGGATTCGTCAATAACGTCGTGAAGACGGAGGTTTCCGGAACGGCGTCGTTTCCGAAGACGATAGTCGACGGAGGTTTGGAAGCGGAACCGGAACTCGTCCGGTCGACTAAACAGTAAGAGAATTTAGCGTTGTAACGGTTTTTCGTCTGCGAGGGAAACGATAACC comes from the Brassica napus cultivar Da-Ae chromosome A7, Da-Ae, whole genome shotgun sequence genome and includes:
- the LOC106353297 gene encoding glucan endo-1,3-beta-glucosidase 12-like; the encoded protein is MFPPKSSLNPVERKRKTERLSLTMMIPSFWILAIFSISMASSSTIPSLRGPGIGTNYGRYSSNLGVPEIGINYGRYGSNLPPPEALPSLVTSLSIKHVKTFDMDPRITTSFANTGISLSLCIPNDKIPLLSTNLSEADSIIRAFILPYHKTTIITSISVGNEVSLLPPFTPHLVSAVVNVHRAIKRYRLHKKIKVTTTHSLAILSRRFPPSTARFHNSIGESVLKPLVRFLQRTKSPLMVNVYPYLAYKQSFPSIPLDFALFQPVNGSKRRMYRDPYSGVAYTNLFDIMMDSVDSAVKALGLPKIPVVVSEIGWPSSGDPGEVAASLENARVFNQRLVEHLRRGEKKVTVYIFALFDEDQKTGATVEKHWGLLYGNGSKKYDLNISPPV
- the LOC106353294 gene encoding UV-stimulated scaffold protein A homolog produces the protein MEGRDDGGGKVIGLIEKATKSSAQEVDPRLLKAIKLTLRYSDSEVRLGAKTLMELMKHNHSQVRLLTLLIIDELFMRSKLFRYLIVEKFDQLLSLSVGFRSSLPLPAPPAVATTLRTKAIEFLEKWNLSFGLHYKEIRLGFDYLKNTLKLKFPDLQATAARRQRERLEREERTKEILRSKFESLRDGFGVLKGEIEETIKEIKEGLEIVQWRGDDGVPLAILDEEDYEEIRCSHLRQIRMDSLKQSDKVEETSENRVVFDVLREQGKLLMKKHLVSVQDGISLLIRVDVSDNRTRDSMLKELIDIRNSILATEKKCEQAGFIISRMIDTGEKEEDEEDIWEEDDGKVGTDPVKKVAPLPRVQNGEGSSFRSPSKAKRSTLESSSNKASSTKTVVRSGDPLRDKLISEAPVMSWGSQLSNWDSTTEVRANHRGLEVESHWGRVDQDAVIPADKIAELNLQATVYREERTEIPPCHAPLKKGGLCHRRDLRACPFHGPIVPRDDEGNPIINESSLEESQNQTSSSTTGISQEDDAPMDETTSDSDPNQLARQIAKQALKNIREKDREDLKKIAKRAKHAKVKEHNFSVLRDAALASTSKSAVIDEEFDRVFAERKNKKQTFSLARRKKTTAKDRISKRLSSNRAKGTKPKQLPQGNDDEKYRETSANQW